Within Natator depressus isolate rNatDep1 chromosome 6, rNatDep2.hap1, whole genome shotgun sequence, the genomic segment CGAGGTGGGGGACACAAAAATAAAGTGACGAAGAAAGCaagtaccaaaaaaaaataaataaataaaaaaaaatataggaGGACAGCGTAGAATACGGGAGGAAAAGCCATTTATAAGAGATGGGAGGGGAGAGTCTATGGCcagggcaggaggtcagactagatggatCATAATGCTctcttctggcctgggaatctaggAAACCTttagaacctaggggttacagtggacaagaagctggatatgagtcaacagtgtgcccttgttgccaagaaggccaatggcattttgggatgtataaataggggcattgccagcagatcgagggacgtgatcgttcccctctattcgacattggtgaggcctcatctggagtaccgtgttcagttttgggccccacactataagaaggatgtggaaaaattggaaaacgtccagcagagggcaacaaaaacgattaggggactggaacacatgacttatgaggagaggctgagggaactgggattgtttagtctacagaagagaacaatgaggggggatttgatagctgctttcaactacctgaaaggtggttccaaagaggatagatctagactgttctcagtggtagaagatgacagaacaaggagcaatggtctcaagttgcagtgggggaggtttaggttggatattaggaaaaactttttcactaggagggtggtgaaacactggaatgcgttacctagggaggtggtggaatctccttccttagaagtttttaagatcaggattgacaaagtcctggctgggatgatttagttggggattggtcctgctttgagcagggggttggactagatgacctcctgaggtcccttccaaccctgatatcctatgaaaGGGAGAGGATGAAGCGAGGGAAGCAATGTAGGAAAGGAGAGAGGCAAGATCAGGGGTAGGTTTATTAGAAAAGTTGGAATTTGGTGGGGGCATTGCATAGCCATGCAGAATTGGAAAGCAAAAGCAAGGGTATGAGAAAACCAGTGAAGCGTTCCAAAGCACAGGCAACAGCACCAAGTTCAGCACCCTGAGTTGAGTGAGGCatgaatgaggagagaaaggAGCAGACCATAAACACCGAAGCCTTTGAGTTAAACCGTCCTCATCAGACAGTGGTGTGGGAATTTGAAGATTTAAAGGCTGCTCTTTTTCATTTTTAGACCTgttcctttcttctccttttctaCATTCTGAGTGAGCCACTAATGGGCCCCGTTTTGCTGCTGCTAACTGCTGCTGTGCTGCGGGTGGAGCGGGCGGGGGGGTGTTCAGGGGCACTGCTTTCCCCCAACGAGTTGCCATCTGGCTCCACTTCAGGGGCGGTGTtctggggtgggagcagggccgAGGTCTCACCGCCCAAGTCTGGCTTTTCTTTCTGCCAGAGCGGGGCCATCCCATCCTCACTATCCAACGAGCTCTCACTGCCGGCCAGGACAGGCTCCTCCTTCCTccaccgcctcctcctcttgCGGCCAGGCAGAGGTGGCTCGTTCTCAGCAGAGGTGTCACGGTCTGAGGCTGACCCGGAGCACAGGACTGCCACCTCCACGCGGGGCAAGGCTGGGCTCTTGGAGGGCCGGCCCCGCTTGCGCTTGGAGGGTGATTCAGCACTGGGGGCAGCCGGGGCCCAGGGCACCTTGGGGGGCCGGCCCCGTCGGCGCTTCTCCAGAGGCTGCTCACTGCTTACTGTCTTGCTCCTGGATGAGACTGGCTCAGGGGCACTGGATCCTGGCTTCTGGGCATGTGGCTTTGGGGTGCTGGGTGAGGGCTGTGCTTCCGCCTCCCCTGGCAGTTCTGAGGTCCTGCTCCTTGGTGAGGAGAGCTCAGGCACCTTGGTCTCCAGCTTCATGACATGGGATGTGGGGACACCGGGTGGTGGCTGTACATCCTCCTTGTTGATTTCTGGAGACTTCTTTTTGGAGGGCTGGTGCCACTCATGGGGCAAATCAGTATGAGGGATGACCAGGGCACCGTGCACCTTGGGAGGTCGGCCCTGCTTGCGCTTCTCGAGGCGGGAGTTGCTATCACTGCTGTCTGTCTCGCTCCCGGGTGAGAACAATTCAGGGGCCTTGGTCTCCAGCTTCCTGACGTGGGACTTAAGAGTGCCGGATGGCAACTGCTCCAAAGACTTGATCTTGGGAGGCCGGCCCCTTTTGCGGGGCAACTCAGTGCTGGGGATGACTGGGGAACACCGTGCCTTGGGAGGACGGCCCCGCTTGCGGGGTGACTCAGCACTGGGGGTGACCAGGGAACATTGTGCCTTGGGAGGCCGTCCCCGCTTGCGGGGTGACTCAGCGCTGGGGGCGACTGGGGAACACTGCGCCTTCTGAGGCCGGCCCCGCCCACGGGGTGACTCAGCGTTGGGGGCGACTGAGGAACACTGTGCCTTGGGGGGCCGGCCCCGCTTCCGGGGCGACTCGGCCCTGGGGGCGACCGGGGAACACCATGGCTTGGGAGGCCGGCCCTGCTTGCGGGGTGACTCAGCACTGGAAGCGACTGGGGAACACTGCGCCTTGGGAGGCCGGCCCCGCCCACGTGGAGACTCAGCACTGGGGGCGACTGGGACACGGTGCGCCTTGGGAGGCCGGCCCCGCTTGCGCTTCTCAAGGGAAGagtcattctcacagatcttctTGCTCCTAGGTGAAGAGGGCTCAGGTGCCTTGGTCTCTGGCTTCCTGGCATGGGACTTGGGGGTGCCAGCTGGGGGCTGCACCTTCCCCTGGCTTGGCTGCTGCACAGACTTGTTCTTGGGGGGCCGGCCCCGTTTAGGCTTGAGGGGCACTGGGGACAGGCTGAGGGCCATCTCTGGCTCAGAAGCTTCATCATCACTCTCCACCTCGACCCTGTGGCTGGCGGGCTGGCTGCggtgctgcagcagctcctcgcCGCTGGAGGACAGCGCCAGCTCCGAGATGCTGCTGGCCCAGCTGCTGCCGCTGTCGTTGTCTTTCTGGTCCAACTCCCTCCTGCCACCCAAGTCCGGCAGTTTGTCCTCAAGCCCCATGTCCTGGGTCATGCCTGTCAGCTTCTCCCGGGGCTAGGCTCACAGACCTGCGGgccagctgagggaggggagagacaaaCAGCAAGTGGACAGAGGGCAGCGACTCACCTCTATCtgcacttcccccccccaccaagcaTTAGAGCCCCACTCCcaggtccccctcccctcccccagccccccaaccctccccccagctcccccctctcccagcccctcccccagccccccaaccctccccccagctcccccctctcccagcccctcccccagccccccaactcccccctctcccagcccctcccccagccaaccaaccctccccccagctcccccctctcccagcccctcccccagcccccaaccctccccccagctcccccct encodes:
- the LOC141988540 gene encoding uncharacterized protein LOC141988540, with the translated sequence MTQDMGLEDKLPDLGGRRELDQKDNDSGSSWASSISELALSSSGEELLQHRSQPASHRVEVESDDEASEPEMALSLSPVPLKPKRGRPPKNKSVQQPSQGKVQPPAGTPKSHARKPETKAPEPSSPRSKKICENDSSLEKRKRGRPPKAHRVPVAPSAESPRGRGRPPKAQCSPVASSAESPRKQGRPPKPWCSPVAPRAESPRKRGRPPKAQCSSVAPNAESPRGRGRPQKAQCSPVAPSAESPRKRGRPPKAQCSLVTPSAESPRKRGRPPKARCSPVIPSTELPRKRGRPPKIKSLEQLPSGTLKSHVRKLETKAPELFSPGSETDSSDSNSRLEKRKQGRPPKVHGALVIPHTDLPHEWHQPSKKKSPEINKEDVQPPPGVPTSHVMKLETKVPELSSPRSRTSELPGEAEAQPSPSTPKPHAQKPGSSAPEPVSSRSKTVSSEQPLEKRRRGRPPKVPWAPAAPSAESPSKRKRGRPSKSPALPRVEVAVLCSGSASDRDTSAENEPPLPGRKRRRRWRKEEPVLAGSESSLDSEDGMAPLWQKEKPDLGGETSALLPPQNTAPEVEPDGNSLGESSAPEHPPARSTRSTAAVSSSKTGPISGSLRM